In Sphingomonas sp. Leaf357, a single genomic region encodes these proteins:
- a CDS encoding glycosyltransferase family 2 protein, with amino-acid sequence MKLDKRVAMTSSEDEPRISVVITCYNLERYIGPAIQSVLDQRRSPHEIIVIDDASTDRSVDVIAAFGNGVRLVKLDRNGGVLNATLTGIRASTGNIVAFLDGDDLWSPEKLAVIAPIWRDRADVVLLSHDYAIIDAEGLRTRTLDDTQRNTRRIVRRHADQEGLSEALKQSILSYRGVWLGSAFSIRRAAIDLVELERFIDSVSVPMFRRLSYQDHLIAQFVIVTNTGSQVGFVNQPLFQYRIFTGNTSGQSQTKQQALRTITRGYVNVLGTQRLLQGFPDHRKQLRRQALMAQDFRYMAALYSGQIFYAASRAALLACTYWSSRRLAKELARIALVTVWGSERFLDRKSRR; translated from the coding sequence ATGAAGCTCGACAAAAGGGTGGCTATGACAAGTTCTGAAGACGAGCCGAGAATTAGCGTCGTCATCACGTGTTATAACCTCGAACGATATATTGGCCCGGCCATTCAGTCCGTTTTGGATCAGCGCAGAAGCCCTCACGAAATCATCGTGATCGATGATGCGAGCACCGATCGGTCGGTGGACGTGATAGCCGCCTTCGGGAACGGCGTCAGGCTGGTCAAACTCGATCGAAATGGCGGCGTCTTGAACGCGACACTAACCGGGATTCGGGCCAGCACCGGCAACATAGTCGCATTCCTAGATGGCGATGATCTGTGGAGCCCAGAAAAGCTTGCGGTTATCGCTCCGATCTGGCGGGATCGAGCCGATGTCGTCCTGCTCTCGCATGATTACGCGATCATCGATGCGGAAGGCCTGCGGACCCGGACACTCGACGATACGCAACGCAATACCAGGCGCATCGTTCGACGGCATGCGGACCAGGAGGGACTGTCAGAGGCACTGAAACAGTCGATACTCTCCTACCGGGGCGTATGGTTGGGCAGTGCGTTCAGCATCCGGCGCGCAGCGATCGATCTGGTGGAACTGGAACGCTTCATCGATAGCGTCTCCGTGCCGATGTTCCGGCGACTGAGCTATCAAGATCACCTGATCGCTCAGTTCGTCATCGTAACCAATACCGGCTCGCAAGTCGGTTTCGTGAACCAGCCTCTCTTCCAGTACCGAATATTCACCGGGAACACGAGCGGTCAATCGCAAACCAAGCAACAGGCTCTCAGGACTATCACCCGCGGGTATGTAAACGTTCTCGGAACTCAAAGATTATTGCAGGGCTTTCCCGATCATCGCAAACAATTGCGCCGCCAGGCACTGATGGCGCAAGATTTCAGATACATGGCAGCGCTTTACTCCGGACAGATATTTTATGCCGCCAGCAGGGCAGCGCTTCTCGCCTGCACGTACTGGTCTTCCCGTCGGCTCGCGAAGGAGCTGGCGCGGATCGCCCTGGTCACCGTGTGGGGCAGTGAAAGATTTCTCGATCGGAAAAGCCGGCGATGA
- the asnB gene encoding asparagine synthase (glutamine-hydrolyzing) → MCGIAGAIGVKPIDPPVAVAMRDTLAHRGPDDAGAWFSDDRRIALLHRRLSIVDLSPLGHQPMASAGGRYELVYNGEIYDHLAIRAELEASGTAPVWRGHSDTETLLAAIDAWGVRRAIERATGMFAIALWDRHSGTLTLARDRFGEKPLYYGWAGGIFAFASELGAIRAVPGFANPVDRAALSSLLSRTYIPCPQSIYQGIFKLPPAMVLTLTPDAVAQPRRVPFAEGMQDGATLERYWSYRDVVRDGLDTPFASEAEAVEAVEAAMSTAVAGQAIADVPVGAFLSGGFDSSTVVALYQAASRGTIRTFSIGFEEAGFDEAVYAREVARHFATEHHEMYVGSADAIAVIPRLPSMYGEPFADSSALPTHLVSAFARQHVTVALSGDGGDELFGGYNRYLHAPRLWRSLAPLPRALRRIAAGAGARLPDAAWNTLGSIAARKRRPPFFGGKVRKALRTAADARGLDDVFASLLDEWHLRATPVLDADGWRRTPLDMDIGVAPDAVRMMYADATTYMTDDILAKVDRAAMSVSLETRVPFLDHHVATVAARVPIDHKIVGGSTKHVLRQVLYRHAPKAMFERPKAGFAMPVGQWLRGPLRDWAEDLLDPVRMLQEGYLDPAPIQLRWQRHLAGMAEDTPALWAVLMFQAWLRQGGAAPSYA, encoded by the coding sequence ATGTGCGGCATCGCAGGCGCGATTGGCGTCAAGCCGATCGATCCGCCGGTGGCGGTAGCGATGCGGGATACGCTGGCGCATCGTGGCCCGGATGATGCGGGGGCCTGGTTCTCCGACGATCGTCGTATCGCTTTGCTGCATCGGCGCTTGTCGATCGTGGATCTCTCGCCGCTCGGCCATCAGCCGATGGCGTCGGCCGGGGGGCGCTACGAACTCGTCTATAATGGCGAGATCTACGATCACCTCGCGATCCGTGCCGAGTTGGAGGCGTCGGGCACCGCGCCGGTGTGGCGCGGCCACTCGGATACCGAGACGTTGCTCGCCGCGATCGATGCGTGGGGCGTGCGCCGAGCGATCGAGCGCGCCACGGGCATGTTCGCGATCGCGCTGTGGGACCGGCACAGCGGTACGTTGACGCTCGCGCGCGACCGGTTCGGCGAGAAGCCTTTATATTATGGCTGGGCAGGGGGTATTTTCGCTTTCGCGTCCGAACTGGGCGCGATCCGCGCTGTGCCCGGTTTCGCCAATCCTGTCGATCGCGCGGCCTTGTCGTCCTTGCTGTCGCGGACCTACATTCCGTGCCCACAATCTATCTATCAGGGCATCTTCAAACTGCCGCCCGCCATGGTGCTTACGCTAACCCCGGACGCGGTGGCACAGCCGCGCCGCGTTCCGTTCGCCGAAGGGATGCAAGATGGCGCGACCCTGGAGCGTTACTGGTCGTATCGCGATGTCGTGCGTGACGGGCTCGACACGCCCTTCGCCAGCGAGGCCGAAGCGGTCGAGGCGGTTGAGGCGGCAATGTCTACGGCCGTGGCCGGGCAGGCGATCGCCGATGTTCCGGTCGGCGCGTTTCTGTCGGGCGGTTTCGATTCCTCCACTGTCGTCGCATTGTACCAGGCGGCCTCGCGCGGCACGATCCGCACCTTCTCGATCGGGTTCGAGGAAGCCGGTTTCGACGAAGCGGTTTATGCCCGAGAGGTTGCGCGGCATTTCGCCACCGAACACCACGAGATGTATGTCGGTTCGGCGGATGCGATCGCGGTCATTCCTCGCCTGCCTAGCATGTATGGCGAACCGTTCGCGGATTCCTCCGCCTTGCCGACACACCTCGTCAGCGCTTTCGCGCGCCAGCATGTGACAGTCGCACTATCGGGCGATGGCGGCGACGAATTGTTCGGCGGCTATAACCGCTATCTCCACGCGCCGCGGCTGTGGCGGTCGCTCGCGCCGTTGCCGCGCGCGCTACGCCGGATCGCGGCGGGGGCGGGGGCGCGGCTTCCCGATGCGGCGTGGAATACGCTGGGGTCGATCGCCGCGCGCAAGCGGCGTCCGCCTTTCTTCGGCGGCAAGGTGCGCAAGGCGTTGCGCACGGCGGCGGATGCGCGCGGGCTGGACGACGTCTTCGCCTCATTGCTCGACGAGTGGCATTTGCGCGCGACGCCGGTGCTCGACGCGGACGGTTGGCGCCGGACGCCGCTTGATATGGATATCGGGGTCGCACCCGATGCGGTGCGCATGATGTATGCCGATGCGACGACCTATATGACCGACGATATTCTCGCCAAAGTCGATCGCGCGGCGATGTCGGTCAGTCTCGAGACGCGCGTGCCGTTCCTCGATCACCACGTCGCGACCGTCGCGGCACGTGTGCCAATCGATCACAAGATCGTCGGCGGAAGCACCAAGCACGTATTGCGCCAAGTCCTGTATCGTCATGCTCCGAAAGCGATGTTCGAACGGCCCAAAGCGGGCTTCGCGATGCCTGTCGGCCAATGGCTGCGCGGCCCGTTGCGCGACTGGGCGGAGGACCTGCTCGATCCCGTGCGCATGCTGCAGGAAGGGTATCTAGATCCGGCCCCGATCCAGTTGCGCTGGCAGCGGCATCTTGCCGGCATGGCGGAAGATACCCCGGCTTTATGGGCGGTATTGATGTTTCAAGCCTGGCTGCGTCAGGGCGGTGCGGCACCGAGCTATGCCTAA
- a CDS encoding glycosyltransferase family 4 protein has protein sequence MPKTIVLSINTSWNILNFRRNLIERLQHEGFDVVAVAPRDAYSAALVAMGVRYFPIEIDSKGLSPLQDIMLTVEYYRILKRLRPAAYLGWTIKPNVYGSLAAHALGIPVINNISGLGTAFIKVGLLTRLVRRLYRAALSRSATVFFQNRHDRDLFVAQDLVSSMQTALLPGSGIDLAHFAPDPAEEAPVPTFLMVARLLRDKGVVEFADAARIVQQARPDARFELLGFLDVQNRTAIDREMVECWEREGVLHYLGEASDVRPHLARAMAVVLPSYREGMPRSLLEAAAMGRPLIATDVPGCTEIARHGDNALLCRARDAASLAEAMLAMLALTPADRATMGARSRKIAEQEFDVTLVEARYLEAIGRATSL, from the coding sequence ATGCCTAAAACCATCGTTCTGTCGATCAACACCAGTTGGAATATCCTCAATTTCCGCCGTAACCTGATCGAACGGTTGCAGCACGAGGGCTTCGACGTCGTCGCGGTGGCACCGCGCGATGCGTATAGTGCCGCCTTGGTGGCAATGGGCGTCCGCTATTTTCCGATCGAGATTGACAGTAAGGGTCTGTCTCCGCTGCAGGATATCATGCTAACGGTAGAATATTATCGTATCCTGAAACGCTTGCGCCCGGCGGCCTATCTCGGCTGGACGATAAAACCCAACGTGTACGGGTCACTTGCCGCGCATGCGCTCGGCATTCCGGTCATCAACAACATTTCGGGTCTGGGTACTGCATTCATCAAGGTGGGGTTGCTCACGCGACTGGTGCGGCGCTTGTACCGAGCAGCCTTATCGCGCTCGGCGACGGTGTTCTTCCAGAACCGGCACGATCGCGACCTGTTCGTCGCGCAGGATCTGGTCTCGTCGATGCAGACCGCGTTGTTGCCGGGCTCGGGCATCGATCTCGCGCACTTCGCACCCGATCCGGCGGAGGAGGCACCCGTACCAACCTTCCTGATGGTCGCGCGGCTATTGCGCGACAAGGGCGTGGTCGAATTTGCCGATGCGGCGCGAATCGTGCAGCAGGCGCGCCCGGACGCCCGCTTCGAACTGCTCGGCTTTCTAGACGTGCAGAATCGCACCGCGATCGATCGCGAGATGGTCGAGTGCTGGGAGCGGGAAGGCGTGCTGCACTATTTGGGCGAGGCGAGCGATGTCCGCCCGCATCTTGCGCGAGCCATGGCAGTCGTGCTGCCATCCTACCGGGAAGGCATGCCGCGCTCGCTGCTCGAGGCGGCGGCGATGGGGCGCCCGCTGATCGCGACCGACGTTCCTGGTTGTACCGAGATCGCGCGGCATGGCGACAACGCGCTGCTGTGCCGGGCGCGTGACGCGGCGTCGCTTGCCGAAGCGATGCTCGCCATGCTCGCGCTGACCCCGGCAGACCGCGCCACGATGGGCGCGCGCAGCCGGAAGATTGCCGAGCAGGAGTTCGACGTGACGCTGGTCGAGGCGCGCTATCTCGAAGCGATCGGGCGCGCGACGTCGCTCTGA
- a CDS encoding O-antigen ligase family protein — protein MSRHAIVPAYLLACLLLGGASAAGFIANLTLQLIALPLIVWSLWHLIESGVSPQVRTALALGAALVAIALLQLIPLPPAIWTLLPGRDAIAKGYGLIGVPLPWLPLTLAPDRALASLLWLLPAFATFLGIIMIGAFRARSIAGVIVLVTLASIVLGALQVVDGSESAYFYEITNFGLAVGFFANSNHTATLLLVCIPFLAALQTNLLSRGAKSRSASAIRLLTVAMYILIFVGLLLNSSLAGIGLSVPIALGTWLVFGKQRPVLRKPLAIVTIVATVATIVAIAVGPFGNNLFGQQNANVEASRQTSFSLTWEAAREFFPIGSGIGSFQSVYHMHEKLPSVTSTFMNHAHSDWLELLLETGLPGMVLTVVFLAWVAVRARAIWQAESPDHFAQAAIIAIVAMMLHSLVDYPLRTAALSAVFSACVALITGARPYVRRQRITSSARHLNL, from the coding sequence ATGAGCCGCCACGCAATCGTCCCGGCCTATCTGCTCGCCTGCCTTCTCCTTGGCGGTGCCAGCGCCGCGGGCTTCATCGCCAATCTGACGCTGCAGCTGATCGCATTGCCACTGATCGTCTGGTCGCTCTGGCATCTGATCGAGTCCGGCGTCTCTCCCCAAGTGCGCACCGCTCTGGCGCTCGGCGCGGCGTTGGTCGCGATCGCGCTGTTGCAACTAATTCCGCTGCCGCCCGCGATATGGACCCTGCTACCCGGGCGCGATGCCATTGCAAAAGGCTACGGCCTGATCGGGGTACCCCTGCCCTGGCTGCCTCTGACGCTGGCACCCGATCGGGCGCTGGCCAGCCTGTTATGGTTGCTGCCGGCATTCGCGACATTCCTCGGCATCATAATGATCGGAGCATTCCGCGCGCGAAGCATTGCAGGGGTAATCGTGCTGGTAACCCTGGCATCGATCGTTCTAGGCGCGCTGCAGGTGGTCGACGGATCGGAAAGCGCATATTTCTACGAGATCACCAATTTCGGCCTCGCCGTCGGCTTTTTCGCCAACAGCAACCACACTGCGACGCTGTTGCTGGTGTGTATTCCGTTTCTTGCCGCGCTGCAGACAAACCTGTTGAGCCGCGGTGCCAAATCGCGCAGCGCATCGGCGATCCGGCTGCTGACCGTCGCGATGTATATCCTGATTTTCGTAGGCCTGCTGCTTAACTCGTCGCTGGCCGGCATTGGGCTGAGCGTGCCCATCGCTCTGGGGACCTGGCTGGTGTTCGGGAAGCAGCGTCCGGTGCTGCGCAAGCCATTGGCGATCGTCACGATCGTCGCGACCGTCGCCACGATCGTGGCGATCGCGGTCGGACCGTTCGGCAACAATCTGTTCGGGCAGCAAAATGCGAACGTCGAGGCCTCTCGCCAGACGTCGTTCTCGCTGACATGGGAAGCAGCACGCGAGTTCTTCCCGATAGGATCGGGGATCGGCAGCTTCCAGTCGGTCTATCACATGCATGAAAAGCTGCCATCGGTCACATCGACGTTCATGAATCACGCCCACAGTGACTGGCTCGAACTGCTGCTCGAAACCGGGCTGCCGGGGATGGTATTGACCGTAGTTTTCCTGGCTTGGGTAGCGGTGCGCGCACGCGCGATCTGGCAGGCGGAAAGCCCTGATCATTTTGCGCAAGCGGCTATCATCGCGATCGTCGCGATGATGCTACACAGCCTCGTCGATTATCCGCTGCGTACCGCCGCGCTGTCCGCCGTATTCTCTGCATGCGTCGCGTTGATTACCGGTGCCCGCCCCTATGTGCGGCGGCAGCGGATCACCTCCTCGGCGCGCCACCTGAACCTGTAG
- a CDS encoding tetratricopeptide repeat protein, with translation MGIERLLNSRGIIVALVLAIAAAWVGYLCVRAAIVQAVPVTSASVAQIAPRDPDVILGPAVTALVEQRGILDTATLNDVRRAAQRAPLDARPFLILGHQQLLDGQADRALATLEAAQLRDPRDRVVHLLLLDRYLRTGRYSEAAAQFSVSSRLVGPAQGAIANAMAQMSLAPETRDAVRRTLAADPALESDVLVALARSDAAPTTIFALASPAARRDAGAPQGWGPVLVNRLIDKGHYAAARSVWQRVYGLSPQQTATPVFDASFQQVPGSSPFNWTLVANSLGAADIRGGTLSINYYGRDNGDLAQQLLVLRPGRYRFTITAEGSKTGTGPSLIWSLRCKTGGTGDLMTLPVVTTGGPHRNTADFVVPANCPAQQLTLSGAAGEFPTPINLSLRDLDLRTVAAAGAPK, from the coding sequence ATGGGGATTGAGCGATTGCTGAACTCGCGCGGGATCATTGTCGCGCTCGTATTGGCGATCGCCGCGGCTTGGGTCGGATATCTTTGCGTGCGGGCCGCCATCGTGCAGGCCGTGCCCGTTACGTCCGCCAGCGTGGCGCAGATCGCACCGCGAGATCCCGATGTGATCCTAGGGCCGGCAGTGACCGCGCTGGTCGAACAGCGCGGCATCCTCGACACCGCGACACTGAACGATGTTCGCCGTGCAGCGCAGCGCGCGCCCCTCGATGCCCGCCCGTTCCTGATCCTGGGCCATCAGCAATTGCTTGACGGGCAAGCCGACCGCGCGCTCGCCACGCTGGAGGCGGCACAGTTGCGCGATCCGCGCGACCGTGTCGTGCACCTGCTCCTGCTCGATCGCTATCTGCGCACCGGTCGCTACAGCGAGGCGGCGGCGCAATTCTCGGTTTCATCGAGGCTGGTCGGCCCGGCCCAGGGCGCGATCGCCAATGCGATGGCGCAGATGAGCCTGGCGCCGGAAACGCGCGACGCCGTCCGCCGCACGCTGGCCGCCGACCCGGCGCTGGAATCCGACGTTCTGGTCGCGTTGGCCAGGTCCGATGCCGCACCGACGACGATCTTCGCGCTGGCCAGCCCAGCCGCGCGGCGGGATGCCGGTGCCCCGCAAGGATGGGGCCCGGTGCTGGTCAACCGGTTGATCGACAAAGGCCACTATGCCGCGGCAAGATCGGTGTGGCAAAGAGTCTACGGCCTGTCCCCCCAACAGACCGCCACCCCGGTTTTCGATGCCAGCTTCCAGCAAGTACCCGGATCATCTCCTTTCAACTGGACTTTGGTCGCCAACAGCCTCGGTGCGGCAGATATCCGCGGCGGGACCTTGTCGATCAATTATTACGGCCGCGACAATGGCGATCTGGCGCAACAATTGCTCGTGCTGCGTCCTGGCCGATATCGCTTCACGATCACTGCGGAAGGGAGCAAGACCGGAACCGGGCCATCCCTGATCTGGTCGCTGCGCTGCAAGACCGGCGGCACGGGCGACCTGATGACGCTGCCCGTCGTTACGACGGGCGGGCCGCATCGCAACACCGCGGACTTCGTCGTTCCAGCCAATTGCCCGGCCCAGCAACTGACGCTATCCGGCGCGGCCGGTGAATTCCCCACGCCGATCAATCTGAGCCTGCGCGACCTCGACCTGCGCACTGTCGCTGCGGCGGGAGCCCCTAAATGA
- a CDS encoding GumC family protein gives MASSGPAAPTNLTVTREQSRDVAVPFAGAGYGGYGTAKSSRELSLALLWRVLVEWRWLILAAIGIGLAGAVLVTLLTPLKYRSVATIELTPPEIEVISGEGSKGGRQTSAMRDVNFIGTQLGLLNSQALAERVAQDLNLASNPKVVGKGTDRTQNTKIAASVVQSGTKVKLRPQSQLVDISFTARDPQLASVIVNGITDAYVSTNLERRYASSSYAREFLQRQIVNTRRELEKSERQLTAYAQQEGLITTGSSDTGGDTNSLTGSTLVALNNALGATQAKRIAAEQRYREAVLGGATTEGSANAAPLRAQIAALDAEYQQKLQTFRPEYPEMVALRARIDALRASVTSETRTANSDRVGSLRQEYQAAQGEENRLRAQVAGLSSSVLDQRGRRIQYTILQRDVDTNRSLYDALLQRYKEIGVASGIGTAVASVVDRGPVPSGAFSPNLYLNLAIGAGLGFILGMLAAIALEFINDTIKTPDDVRDKMQLPFLGGIPNAKLAKPIDELKDPLSPVTEAYLSTATALQFVAEGGAPKTLLMTSTRPAEGKSTSAWALAQSFTRLGKTVLLIDADMRRPAFVTGKDEVGLSHVLTNGSSLSEHVLQTEVEGLWIMPAGTVPPSPPELIASARFASLLADAAATFDHVVIDGPPILGLADSPLLSTMVQATLMVVESGRTRTRAVVEAQNRLRTAGAHVIGAILTRYQAQASYGYGYGYGYGQNKDQYRYVADSNDKKRRIMLTTKNGD, from the coding sequence ATGGCAAGCAGCGGGCCGGCGGCCCCAACGAACCTCACGGTCACGCGCGAACAATCCCGCGACGTGGCCGTACCCTTTGCAGGTGCCGGGTATGGCGGCTACGGCACCGCCAAGAGCAGCCGCGAATTGTCGCTGGCGCTGTTGTGGCGCGTGCTGGTGGAATGGCGCTGGCTGATCCTCGCCGCGATCGGGATCGGACTGGCGGGCGCGGTGCTGGTCACGTTGCTGACACCGCTCAAATATCGCTCGGTCGCGACGATCGAACTGACCCCGCCCGAAATCGAGGTGATTTCGGGCGAAGGCAGCAAGGGTGGCCGCCAGACGTCGGCGATGCGCGACGTGAATTTCATCGGCACGCAATTGGGCCTGCTGAACAGTCAGGCGCTGGCCGAACGCGTGGCGCAGGATCTCAACCTCGCCAGCAATCCCAAGGTCGTCGGCAAGGGCACGGACCGCACGCAGAACACGAAGATCGCAGCGAGCGTCGTGCAGAGCGGCACGAAAGTGAAACTGCGCCCGCAAAGCCAGCTGGTCGACATAAGCTTCACCGCGCGCGATCCGCAACTCGCCTCGGTGATCGTCAACGGCATCACCGATGCCTATGTCTCGACCAATCTCGAACGGCGCTACGCCTCATCCTCCTATGCGCGCGAGTTCCTGCAGCGTCAGATCGTCAATACGCGGCGCGAATTGGAGAAATCCGAGCGCCAGCTGACGGCCTATGCCCAGCAGGAGGGGCTGATCACCACCGGCAGCAGCGACACCGGCGGCGACACCAACTCGCTGACGGGCAGCACGCTGGTGGCGCTCAACAATGCGCTGGGAGCGACCCAGGCTAAGCGGATCGCCGCCGAACAGCGCTATCGCGAGGCCGTGCTCGGCGGGGCTACTACCGAGGGAAGCGCCAATGCGGCACCGTTGCGCGCCCAGATCGCCGCGCTGGATGCCGAATATCAGCAGAAGCTCCAGACGTTCCGCCCGGAATATCCCGAAATGGTAGCGTTGCGCGCGCGGATCGATGCATTGCGCGCCTCCGTGACCAGTGAGACGCGGACCGCGAATAGCGATCGCGTCGGTTCGTTGCGGCAGGAATATCAGGCGGCGCAAGGCGAGGAAAACCGCCTACGCGCTCAGGTTGCCGGCCTGAGTTCGTCGGTGCTCGACCAGCGCGGACGCCGCATCCAATACACGATCCTGCAACGCGACGTGGACACCAACCGATCACTCTACGACGCCCTGCTGCAACGCTATAAGGAGATCGGCGTCGCCAGCGGCATCGGTACCGCGGTCGCCTCCGTAGTCGATCGCGGCCCCGTGCCGAGCGGCGCGTTCTCGCCCAACCTGTACCTCAACCTCGCCATCGGTGCGGGACTGGGCTTCATCCTCGGTATGCTCGCCGCGATCGCGCTCGAATTCATCAACGATACGATCAAGACACCCGACGACGTGCGCGACAAGATGCAGTTGCCGTTCCTCGGCGGAATCCCCAACGCCAAGCTGGCCAAGCCGATCGACGAGTTGAAGGACCCGCTGTCGCCGGTCACCGAGGCCTATCTGTCGACCGCGACGGCGTTGCAGTTCGTCGCCGAAGGTGGTGCGCCGAAAACGCTGTTGATGACCAGCACGCGACCGGCGGAGGGCAAATCGACGTCGGCCTGGGCGTTGGCGCAGAGCTTTACCCGTCTGGGCAAGACGGTGTTGCTGATCGACGCAGACATGCGCCGCCCCGCCTTCGTGACGGGCAAGGACGAGGTGGGCCTGTCGCACGTCCTGACGAACGGTTCGTCGCTCAGCGAACACGTTCTGCAGACCGAGGTCGAGGGGCTCTGGATCATGCCGGCCGGCACCGTGCCCCCGAGCCCGCCGGAATTGATCGCCTCGGCGCGGTTCGCATCGTTGCTCGCCGATGCGGCGGCGACGTTCGACCACGTCGTCATCGACGGCCCGCCGATCCTCGGCCTTGCCGATTCGCCTCTGCTCTCGACGATGGTGCAGGCGACATTGATGGTGGTCGAATCCGGCCGCACGCGCACCCGCGCGGTGGTCGAGGCGCAGAACCGGCTGCGGACCGCCGGTGCGCATGTGATCGGTGCTATCCTGACGCGCTACCAGGCGCAGGCTTCTTACGGGTACGGCTACGGATATGGCTATGGCCAGAACAAGGATCAGTATCGCTACGTCGCGGACAGCAACGACAAGAAGCGCCGGATCATGTTGACGACGAAAAATGGGGATTGA
- a CDS encoding polysaccharide biosynthesis/export family protein has protein sequence MLLSACGGSRGGVIPYNVSNFGTPDAPKVAAADDTYKLAPLDTITVSVFQVADISRDYAVDQSGRITMPLVGRLDAVGLSTGQLATAIERKLGEKYLRNPNVTVTLKDSASRVVTVDGSVRQPGIFPAVGALTLLQAVALARGTDDLANPKRVAVFRTIDGKRMAAAFDLTRIRRGTEEDPQIYPGDTVVVDGSGVKKAQRDILQALPLTTLFLAL, from the coding sequence ATGCTGCTATCCGCGTGCGGGGGCAGCCGCGGTGGCGTAATTCCTTACAATGTCAGCAATTTCGGAACGCCGGATGCGCCCAAGGTGGCCGCGGCCGACGATACCTACAAGCTGGCACCGCTCGATACGATCACCGTCAGCGTGTTCCAGGTGGCGGACATCAGTCGCGATTACGCCGTCGACCAGAGCGGGCGCATCACGATGCCGCTGGTCGGGCGGCTCGACGCGGTCGGGCTGAGCACGGGCCAACTCGCCACGGCGATCGAACGCAAGCTGGGCGAGAAGTATCTGCGCAATCCGAACGTCACCGTCACGCTGAAGGATTCCGCGAGCCGCGTCGTCACGGTCGACGGATCGGTGCGCCAGCCCGGCATCTTCCCCGCCGTCGGCGCGCTCACGCTGTTGCAGGCCGTGGCACTGGCGCGCGGCACCGACGACCTCGCCAATCCCAAGCGCGTGGCGGTGTTCCGCACGATCGACGGCAAGCGCATGGCCGCCGCATTCGACCTAACGCGAATCCGCCGCGGGACCGAGGAAGATCCGCAGATCTATCCCGGCGATACCGTGGTGGTCGATGGATCCGGGGTGAAGAAGGCGCAGCGCGACATTCTGCAGGCGCTGCCGCTGACCACGCTTTTCCTGGCGCTCTGA
- a CDS encoding metallophosphoesterase, giving the protein MFKKLFRRISENIAASEFSGPDGQRVYAIGDIHGRLDLLDDLLARIEDDIVERPLPTIGLCFLGDLIDRGPDSAGVVERLCSLGNFPAKTLGLMGNHEEMLLRVLNAEPNIAYDWLDYGGDACVESYGVAPSALQAMSEERIAEMLRAAIPPAHIRFLEDLGDTFSFGDYLFVHAGIRPGVKIEEQQPQDLRWIRQPFLSDGHDHGCMVIHGHTISDGVERRANRIGIDTGAYRTGILTAAVIEGANLTFVATGE; this is encoded by the coding sequence TTGTTCAAGAAACTGTTCCGTCGCATTTCCGAGAATATCGCCGCGTCCGAATTTTCCGGGCCGGACGGGCAGCGCGTCTATGCGATCGGCGATATCCACGGGCGGCTGGATCTGCTCGACGACCTGCTCGCGCGGATCGAGGACGACATCGTCGAACGTCCGTTGCCGACGATCGGGCTGTGTTTTCTGGGCGACCTGATCGATCGCGGACCGGATTCCGCCGGCGTGGTCGAACGGCTGTGTTCGCTCGGCAATTTCCCGGCCAAGACGCTGGGTCTGATGGGCAATCACGAGGAAATGCTGCTCCGTGTGCTGAACGCGGAACCCAACATCGCCTATGACTGGCTCGATTATGGCGGCGATGCCTGTGTCGAAAGTTACGGCGTCGCGCCCTCCGCGTTGCAGGCGATGAGCGAGGAGCGGATCGCCGAAATGCTGCGCGCGGCGATCCCGCCGGCGCATATCCGGTTTCTCGAAGATCTGGGCGATACGTTCAGCTTCGGCGACTATCTGTTCGTTCACGCCGGAATCCGCCCGGGTGTGAAGATCGAGGAACAACAGCCGCAGGACCTGCGCTGGATCCGCCAGCCATTCCTGTCCGACGGACACGATCATGGCTGCATGGTGATCCACGGCCATACGATCAGCGACGGCGTGGAACGGCGCGCGAACCGGATCGGCATCGATACCGGCGCCTATCGAACCGGAATACTGACTGCGGCCGTGATCGAGGGAGCGAACCTGACCTTCGTGGCAACCGGCGAATAG